One part of the Ornithodoros turicata isolate Travis chromosome 2, ASM3712646v1, whole genome shotgun sequence genome encodes these proteins:
- the LOC135384545 gene encoding piggyBac transposable element-derived protein 4-like, which produces MNFDKLVSDVLVKETIRYCEQKGSLFTTSDDEMRTFLGMNLIMSLPALMNYSSTLPNLGVPYVYNVMPLHRFEQIRGALHFANNECQPGRRDPEFDRAYKVRPLITHCNEAFQAVLAPTKLQSIDEHMIKFKGHNIMKQYLKNKPIRWGFKMWCRCDSETRYLFQ; this is translated from the coding sequence atgaatTTCGACAAGCTGGTGTCAGACGTTTTAGTAAAGGAAACCATTCGCTACTGTGAACAGAAGGGGAGCCTTTTCACAACTTCGGATGATGAGATGAGGACCTTTCTGGGAATGAACCTAATTATGAGTTTGCCGGCACTGATGAATTACTCGTCGACTCTGCCTAATCTGGGTGTTCCATACGTTTACAATGTTATGCCACTTCACCGCTTTGAGCAAATCAGGGGTGCCCTCCACTTTGCAAACAACGAGTGTCAGCCCGGCAGACGCGACCCAGAGTTCGACAGGGCTTACAAAGTGCGAcctctgatcactcactgtaaTGAGGCGTTTCAAGCGGTACTAGCCCCTACAAAGCTGCAGTCCATAGACGAGCACATGATCAAATTCAAGGGGCACAACATCATGAAACAATATCTAAAAAATAAGCCTATCCGCTGGGGGTTCAAGATGTGGTGCCGCTGTGACTCCGAAACCAGATACCTCTTTCAGTGA